The following are from one region of the Nicotiana tabacum cultivar K326 chromosome 3, ASM71507v2, whole genome shotgun sequence genome:
- the LOC107760133 gene encoding uncharacterized protein LOC107760133, which produces MADIVKQILAKPIQLADQVTQAADVATSFKQECAELKSKTERLVVLLRQAARASNDLYQRPTRRIIDDTEQALEMAISIVTKCCAQGLMQRVFTIIPSASFRNLSSQLENSIVNVSWLLRVSATESGDEYLGLPPIAANEPILCFIWELIAILYTGSVNDRSEAAASLTSLAKDNHRNGKLIVEEGGVGPLLKLLKEGKLEGQENAAKAIGLLGRDIESVEHMVHLGVCSVFVKILKEGSMKVQAVVAWAVSELSANYPKCQDLFHQHNIIRLLVSHLAFETVQEHSKYAIASKATSIHAVVFASNNNNRGSVTSVHKVNDNNDDVNHHHQHSVSTTGVSSKGRELEESVTKDYMKAMAARALWKLAKGNSSICRSITESRALLCFAVLLENGTEDIQYNSAMAVKEITAVAEQDSDLRKSAFKPNSPACKALVDQLVRIIQKEDLNLLIPCIRAIGNLARTFRVTETTMISPLVKLLDEREAEISNEAATALAKFACNDNYLHMDHCKAIVSMGGAKHLIQLVFLGEKIVQSSALLLLCYIALHVPDSDELAQSEVLSVLEWASKQAYLNQDEKVETLLHESKSRLELYQSRGSRGFR; this is translated from the coding sequence ATGGCGGATATAGTGAAGCAAATCCTGGCAAAGCCAATCCAATTGGCAGATCAAGTGACTCAGGCAGCTGATGTCGCAACTTCATTCAAGCAAGAATGTGCTGAGCTCAAGTCCAAAACAGAGAGGCTGGTCGTGCTGCTTCGTCAAGCAGCACGAGCCAGCAACGATCTCTACCAACGCCCCACGAGGCGTATCATTGACGACACTGAACAAGCCCTGGAAATGGCTATATCTATCGTTACCAAATGTTGCGCTCAGGGACTAATGCAGCGCGTATTTACCATCATCCCGTCTGCATCTTTCCGCAACCTGTCTTCACAGCTAGAGAATTCCATAGTTAATGTTTCGTGGCTCCTCCGTGTCTCCGCCACAGAAAGCGGAGATGAGTATTTGGGCCTTCCTCCTATTGCCGCTAATGAACCTATATTGTGTTTTATTTGGGAACTTATAGCGATTTTATATACTGGTTCGGTCAATGATCGATCTGAAGCTGCTGCATCATTGACTTCACTAGCTAAGGACAATCATCGGAATGGAAAATTGATCGTTGAAGAAGGTGGAGTTGGACCATTGTTGAAATTATTGAAAGAAGGAAAATTGGAAGGTCAGGAGAATGCTGCAAAGGCAATTGGACTATTAGGACGTGACATTGAAAGCGTCGAACACATGGTGCATCTTGGTGTATGCTCAGTGTTTGTGAAAATCCTCAAAGAAGGTTCAATGAAAGTTCAGGCTGTAGTGGCTTGGGCAGTTTCTGAACTTTCTGCAAATTACCCAAAATGTCAGGATCTCTTTCATCAGCATAATATAATTAGATTACTTGTTAGCCATCTCGCCTTTGAGACAGTCCAGGAGCATAGCAAGTATGCTATAGCTAGCAAAGCCACGTCGATTCATGCTGTCGTTTTTgctagtaataataataataggggTAGTGTGACTAGTGTGCACAAGGTGAATGATAATAATGATGATGTAAACCATCACCATCAGCACAGTGTTTCTACTACAGGGGTAAGTAGTAAAGGGCGAGAACTCGAGGAGTCTGTTACTAAGGATTATATGAAGGCAATGGCTGCAAGAGCTCTATGGAAACTAGCCAAGGGAAATTCATCTATTTGCCGTAGCATTACTGAATCAAGAGCACTGCTTTGCTTTGCAGTGCTGTTAGAGAATGGGACTGAAGATATTCAGTACAATTCAGCTATGGCAGTAAAGGAAATCACAGCTGTGGCGGAGCAAGATTCTGATTTGAGAAAGTCAGCATTCAAGCCTAATTCGCCCGCTTGCAAAGCTCTTGTTGATCAACTTGTGAGAATCATCCAAAAAGAAGATTTAAATCTGCTTATTCCGTGCATTAGAGCTATTGGGAATTTGGCTAGGACTTTTCGAGTTACAGAGACGACGATGATTAGCCCATTAGTAAAGCTGCTCGATGAACGAGAAGCAGAGATTTCAAACGAAGCAGCCACTGCACTCGCAAAATTTGCGTGCAATGATAACTACCTTCACATGGATCATTGCAAAGCGATCGTAAGCATGGGAGGGGCAAAGCATTTGATTCAACTTGTTTTCCTTGGTGAAAAAATAGTTCAGAGTTCTGCATTACTTCTGTTATGTTACATTGCATTGCACGTCCCTGATAGTGATGAGCTAGCTCAATCCGAGGTGCTTTCAGTGCTAGAATGGGCGTCGAAGCAGGCATACTTGAACCAAGATGAAAAGGTGGAGACATTGTTGCATGAATCCAAAAGCAGGCTTGAACTCTATCAATCCAGAGGATCAAGGGGATTCCGTTGA